The sequence below is a genomic window from Streptomyces sp. NBC_00289.
AGCCGGGCGGACGCCTCCGCCTCGCCTGCGGCAACCGGCGGGCCTCACGCTGCCTCTCCTGCGCCTGGACGTACGCGGGCGACACCTACCACCTCATCCGCGCCGGCCTCGCCGGAGACGACCGCCGCGACATCCCCTCCACCGTCCGCGACCACCCCCGCGTCTTCGCCACCCTCACCGCCCCCTCCTTCGGCCCCGTCCACAACCGCCCCGACCGTGGCATCTGCCGTTGCGGCACCCGCCACGCCACCGACGATCCCGGCCTCGGCACCGCCCTCGACCCGGCCACCTACGACTACGCGGGCGCCATCCTGTTCAACAACCACGCGGGCAACCTGTGGCAGCGCTTCACCAACCGCCTCCGCCGGGAAATCGCCGCCCGCGCCGGCATCTCCCAACGCGAGTTGAAGGAGCGCGCCCGGCTCTCCTACGGCAAGGTCGCCGAGTTCCAAAAACGCGGCGCCCTCCACTTCCACGCCGTCATCCGCCTCGACGGGCCCGACGGCCCGGACACGCCGCCCCCTGCCTGGGCCACCGTCCAGCTGCTTACCGACGCCATTCAGGCCGCCGCCGCCCACTCCTACACCTCGGTGTCGGTCCCGGCCGCCGCCGACCAACCTGCCCGTACCTTCCGCTGGGGCACCCAGCTAGACGTCCGGCCCATCAAGGCATTCGGGGACGGCTCCGACATCACCGAACAGGCCGTCGCCTCCTACGTCGCCAAGTACGCCACCAAAGCCGCCGAGAACACCGGCACCCTCGACCGCCGCATCGGCGAACTCTGCGAACTCGACCGCCACCAGGTCCCCGACCACACGCGCCGCCTGATCGAAGCCTGCAAGCAGCTCGATCCGCTCTACCCCGACCGGCGCCTGTGGGCCTGGGCGCACATGCTCGGCTTCCGCGGTCACTTCTCCTCCAAGTCCCGCCGCTACTCCACCACCCTCGGCGAACTCCGCCAGGCCCGCGCTGACTACCGCGCCGCCCAGGAACACGCCGCCCTCGGCCTGGACGACGTCGAGCCGGACACCGTTCTCGTCCTCGCCGACTGGCAGTACGCCGGCCACGGCCATACCCCCGGCGAATCCGCCCTCGCCGCCACCATCGCCCGCGCCCTCCAGCACAACCGCGAAACCGCCCGCGAAGCCTTGACAGAGCTGGAAGGAGCCATGCCGTGACGACGCCCGTTGTCAGGTCGCGAG
It includes:
- the repSA gene encoding replication initiator protein RepSA, with translation MPDQLLDPVTLGDLLRVASADDYDRWHEQIRRTGGCSDPIHLTGWTLTKDKTTGETLHHYSTDSEPGGRLRLACGNRRASRCLSCAWTYAGDTYHLIRAGLAGDDRRDIPSTVRDHPRVFATLTAPSFGPVHNRPDRGICRCGTRHATDDPGLGTALDPATYDYAGAILFNNHAGNLWQRFTNRLRREIAARAGISQRELKERARLSYGKVAEFQKRGALHFHAVIRLDGPDGPDTPPPAWATVQLLTDAIQAAAAHSYTSVSVPAAADQPARTFRWGTQLDVRPIKAFGDGSDITEQAVASYVAKYATKAAENTGTLDRRIGELCELDRHQVPDHTRRLIEACKQLDPLYPDRRLWAWAHMLGFRGHFSSKSRRYSTTLGELRQARADYRAAQEHAALGLDDVEPDTVLVLADWQYAGHGHTPGESALAATIARALQHNRETAREALTELEGAMP